In Amia ocellicauda isolate fAmiCal2 chromosome 7, fAmiCal2.hap1, whole genome shotgun sequence, one genomic interval encodes:
- the slc39a5 gene encoding zinc transporter ZIP5, with protein MLLLARTGSDWLCGLVVTPTLLLCLVIGPVGGQELVSPAPVAQLHQWGVAEGVWKANGEELLSLEEALKEQGYYLSQLFLQYGENGTLSYEGLKALLGSLGLGEVSILEIRHPGHRHEPPLAPTVQPGDREHNPHHTEHRGPLPSPPQRRRLSEGDDQAMGSWEQPLDSSPERTTVVLQSIPEHPGKPPVLQPEEGRKLEIPLVFNHPTENHLHGNCLNVTQLLGNFGLRKESHITPAHFTFLCPALLYQIDSRVCIRHQQEGQGPGKERGVSFLMALGWGSLALTVISLPSLLALGTVPLLPSHCLHTLLCPLAALAVGTLCGDALLHLLPHAGKGSHAELQDAVLKGLCVLGGLYLFFLVESLLGLQRHRMSQRRKRERASSLQEGATERELTALQGAPPPDQSASRDGGGRAEQGQTHSHGDPAQVHAGISSLVWMVIMGDGIHNLIDGLAIGTAFSQSLAGGLSTTVAVFCHELPHELGDLAVLLSAGWPVRRVLLFSVLSAGLGFLGLLGGTLLSQHSTELSTWLFTLTAGVFLYVALTDMMPEMLRGSPGPVGALTRLLLQHLGLLMGGAIMLCIALLEDQITLLLA; from the exons ATGCTCCTACTGGCCAGGACGGGAAGTGACTGGCTTTGTGGGCTGGTGGTCACGCCCACTCTCCTGCTCTGCCTCGTCATTGGTCCCGTTGGGGGTCAGGAATTGGTTAGCCCCGCCCCTGTGGCGCAGCTGCACCAATGGGGAGTGGCAGAGGGGGTGTGGAAGGCCAATGGGGAGGAGCTTCTGAGTTTGGAGGAGGCGCTAAAAGAGCAG ggTTATTACCTGAGCCAGCTGTTCCTGCAATACGGGGAGAATGGTACTCTGTCTTATGAGGGACTGAAGGCCTTGCTGGGCAGCCTTGGCCTGGGGGAAGTCAGCATCCTGGAGATCAGACATCCAGGACACCGGCACGAGCCTCCCCTGGCCCCCACAGTGCAGCCAGGGGACCGGGAGCACAACCCCCACCACACAGAGCACCGTGGCCCCTTGCCATCACCCCCACAAAG GAGGCGTCTATCTGAGGGAGATGACCAGGCGATGGGATCATGGGAGCAGCCCCTGGATAGCTCCCCGGAAAGGACAACCGTGGTGCTCCAAAGTATCCCAGAGCACCCTGGGAAACCTCCAGTCCTCCAGCCTGAAGAGGGGCGCAAGTTGGAAATCCCCTTGGTTTTCAATCACCCTACTGAGAATCATCTCCACGGCAAT tgtctAAATGTTACTCAGCTCCTGGGGAATTTTGGCCTGAGGAAGGAGTCCCATATCACCCCGGCCCACTTCACCTTTCTGTGCCCCGCCCTGCTCTACCAGATTGACAGCCGTGTCTGCATCCGCCACCAGCAGGAGGGCCAGGGGCCAGGGAAGGAGAGGGGCGTGTCTTTCCTCATGG CTCTGGGCTGGGGCTCCCTGGCTCTTACCGTCATTAGCCTGCCCTCCCTCCTGGCACTGGGCACTGTGCCCCTCCTGCCCTCCCACTGTCTCCACACCCTGCTGTGCCCTCTCGCTGCGCTGGCCGTGGGCACCCTGTGCGGGGACGCCCTGCTTCACCTGCTGCCCCAT GCTGGGAAGGGATCACACGCAGAGCTGCAGGACGCTGTGCTGAAAGGGCTGTGTGTGCTGGGGGGGCTGTACCTCTTCTTCCTCGTGGAGAGTCTGCTGGGACTACAGCGCCATCGCATG TCCCAGCGAAGGAAGAGAGAGCGAGCCAGTTCTCTCCAGGAGGGGGCGACCGAGAGGGAATTGACAGCTTTGCAGG GCGCACCTCCACCTGACCAATCAGCTTCCCGTGATGGTGGGGGCCGGGCCGAGCAGGGCCAAACCCACTCGCATGGCGACCCCGCCCAGGTGCATGCTGGGATTAGCAGCCTGGTGTGGATGGTGATCATGGGTGATGGGATTCACAACCTGATCGATGGACTGGCCATTG ggacTGCCTTCTCTCAGAGCCTGGCGGGGGGCCTCAGTACCACAGTTGCTGTGTTCTGCCATGAGCTGCCCCACGAACTGG GTGACCTGGCGGTGCTGCTTTCGGCCGGCTGGCCTGTGCGCCGCGTGCTGCTGTTCAGTGTGCTGTCTGCAGGCCTGGGATTTCTGGGCCTGCTGGGGGGGACCCTGCTCAGCCAGCACTCCACAGAGCTCTCCACCTGGCTGTTCACCCTCACCGCCGGGGTCTTCCTCTATGTGGCTCTGACTGACATG ATGCCTGAGATGCTCCGTGGATCCCCAGGTCCGGTGGGAGCCCTGACTCGTCTGCTCCTGCAACACCTTGGGCTCCTGATGGGGGGCGCCATCATGCTGTGCATCGCTCTGCTGGAGGACCAGATCACCCTCCTTCTGGCTTGA
- the nabp2 gene encoding SOSS complex subunit B1: MTTETHVKDIKPGLKNLNVIFIVLETGRVTKTKDGHEVRTCKVADKTGSISISVWDEVGGLIQTGDIIRLTKGYASVFKGCLTLYTGRGGELQKIGEFCMVYSEVPNFSEPNPEYLTQVNKTSLNDQGSSSHSNSTPAVTTGNETTNGNGVSAPAATTSTNPQQAVRSSTRGAANQGAAVAVSNGKETRRSAKR, encoded by the exons ATGACGACGGAAACGCACGTGAAGGACATCAAGCCTGGCCTCAAGAACCTGAACGTCATCTTCATCGTTCTGGAGACAG gacgagTGACGAAGACCAAGGACGGGCATGAGGTGCGGACCTGCAAGGTGGCCGACAAGACAGGCAGCATCAGCATCTCGGTGTGGGACGAAGTGGGGGGGCTGATCCAAACAGGAGACATCATCCGACTCACCAAGGG GTATGCTTCAGTTTTTAAAGGCTGTCTCACTCTGTacacagggagagggggagagctgCAGAAGATTGGAGA GTTCTGTATGGTCTATTCGGAGGTGCCCAACTTCAGCGAACCCAACCCCGAGTACTTGACGCAGGTCAATAAAACA TCTCTGAATGACCAGGGAAGCTCCTCTCACAGCAACAGCACTCCTGCCGTCACAACTG GAAATGAGACCACCAATGGGAACGGAGTAAGCGCCCCTGCTGCCACCACCTCCACCAATCCCCAGCAAGCAGTGCGGAGCAGCACCCGTGGGGCGGCCAATCAGGGGGCGGCTGTGGCGGTCAGCAACGGCAAGGAGACGCGCCGCTCAGCCAAGAGATGA